The Erigeron canadensis isolate Cc75 chromosome 1, C_canadensis_v1, whole genome shotgun sequence genome segment GTGCTGCTGAAAAGAATGTCACGATGGTGCCAGCTGTTTGTGTGGGCCCTGAGGTTCGAAAGGGGAAAACGAAAGCAACAGAAGATATGACAAAACAGAGCATAAAGGAATTACGAGAAATAACTTCCCAGCTAAAGTTAGTGAATGATTTAGAAATGGAGCCAAGTATgtttaaaaatccaaaagtagGTGTATTACCAGCAATGATTCTTGGAAATTCAACTTATAATAACCTTTCTGGACTAGGAAGCTCTTCGCCAACAGGTAATATCCATTTGTCACTGCTTATTTTTTCTTGAGACTCTTGCTTACATGTTCTCTTTACATATGGATCTCTATTATTTCATTTTGCAGGAGAGATCAAATTTTCCAGCAAAGTAGAGCCTGTAAATGATCAAGTTATTATTGACATTGATTTTAAGCACAAAGATCCTCAAATGTGCAGCTTATATGCTGCTgagttatataataatttacgCGCCACTGAGGTGTGTTCAGCTATCGATCTCACTTTAATAGTTTAATGGTTAATAATACATACTTTTAAGACTTAAGTTTTTCATACATGGCAATCGGTAATCTGTTAGCCCAAATGAATTTGTATTGCATATATTGTTATCATTCAAATACATGATCACCCATATCTCATGCTTTGTACTTGCTGATGATAAATATTCTCTTTATGAATGGCAGACAAACCTCTTACTTTATTTAGGCTCTCTAATTCTTTGTATGTCTTTCTCTTTAGTTAAAGTGGAGCCCTTCAGTTGATTATATGAAAATCGTGCAGCGGGACATCACAAAACAGATGCGTGGTATTCTCATTGACTGGCTTGTGGAGGTAACTTTTGAGCATAATACAGATTCAGAATATTCATTTTACTCAATAAGCAGCATTGTGTTTTCTATTCCATAACTGTTATTATTTGCATTGGCACTTGTTTTACTGTATGCTTAGGTAGTTTCAGATGAAGGATACACTTTGATGTTTGTCCATGTGAACTTTTCAATGTGTTGTTTTTAGTGAAAAAATTTGCTTTCTACCGAGTTATTGATTACAGTACTTGTGATTTTTGATGCTTAGGTTCGTGAAGAATACAAGCTAGAATCAGAAACACTATACCTAACAGTCACTCTTATAGATCGGTATCTCTCTAAAATGTACATTGAAAAACAAAGACTCCAATTGCTTGGAATAACCTGCATGCTCATTGCCTCGTAAGTCCTgttcttatttaactttttatttatcaagTTGGCATCCTTACCATATCATCGGTTTTCATAAGTTATGACACTGATCATATTTTTTCAATGTGTTTTTTTACATTCTTTTGATTCTATTGTTAATAAAGGCCTGTCTTTACCATTAAAAGTGGTATATCAAATCATTTTAAATGCATTATATTGGGGTTTATTTTGCTGAGAGTATAAAACTCTTTATATTTTACATGTACTTTTAAGTGCAATACTTTAAAAGCATGGTTTTGGTGATTTATTTTTGGCGCTGTGTTacttatcttcaaacaaagaaaaaccACTGAAAGAAGTGTCCTACATTGGTATATATGCAAAGAATGTTCATTTAAGGTTTGGAAATGTGTGAAATCATCATTAGATATACGTGTGTTCGAATAAACATTGACCGTGTTTGCTTGCATCTGTTCTAACAAAAGGTTGGCTAGCTTTTTTGTGTAATCTCATTACAGAAACTAATTGTACGCCTATTTGATAATTGACTTTTAGCAAGTATGAAGATATATGTGCTCCACGTGTTGAAGACTTCTGTTTTATCACAGACGGCACCTACACTAGAAAAGAGGTATGTATACATTAGCTGCTTCTATCATACGAAGATATATGCTTATTTTTTCTCTGTTTTGTGAAAACTGCATAAGTGTttcttcttcaccttttaaGGTATTGGACATGGAGGGTCAAGTTCTTGATGTGTTGAGCTTTCATCTTCCTGTTCCGACCATAAACAAGTTCCTGCGGTAAAACTCAACTTCCACTCTCTTTTACACAGTATCCAAACACTTCAATTTCTAACACACAACATATGATTGATTTTCAGGAGGTTCCTTTTAGCAGCACAAAGTTCTTACAAGGTACATAAATACATACTTCGTTCACTATTTGCATTTACAAATAGTTTtcatgaaaatggaaaatatatttgaaataactAATTTGACATGCAGGTTCTTGTTGTAGAACTTGAATACTTGGCAAACTATTTAGCAGAGTTAACTCTCACAGAGTATGGTTTTTTGAAGTTTATGCCATCCCTTATTGCTGCCTCAGCCGTGTTCTTAGCCAAATGGACACTTGATCAGATTGAACATCCATGGGTGTGTTCtctttacttttgtttttgattttaatcttaaaatttatttatttatttttatcgtTTTACAAAGGTTCTTTTAACCCTACCTTGCAGAATCCTACCTTGGAACATTATACAAATTACAAGGTATCAGATCTTAAAG includes the following:
- the LOC122585028 gene encoding cyclin-A2-1-like → MHRSMTRQADMNKENSSAVNIREPTTRITRARAKALGITGGLPPRHPQPKLETKQALQSNSKRGSSDNKSTDVGSSFQPKRRAILKDVTNMPFNDLNIKVINEVKIQTSMQLRSAAEKNVTMVPAVCVGPEVRKGKTKATEDMTKQSIKELREITSQLKLVNDLEMEPSMFKNPKVGVLPAMILGNSTYNNLSGLGSSSPTGEIKFSSKVEPVNDQVIIDIDFKHKDPQMCSLYAAELYNNLRATELKWSPSVDYMKIVQRDITKQMRGILIDWLVEVREEYKLESETLYLTVTLIDRYLSKMYIEKQRLQLLGITCMLIASKYEDICAPRVEDFCFITDGTYTRKEVLDMEGQVLDVLSFHLPVPTINKFLRRFLLAAQSSYKVLVVELEYLANYLAELTLTEYGFLKFMPSLIAASAVFLAKWTLDQIEHPWNPTLEHYTNYKVSDLKATVLALQDMQLNNAATLHAIRQKYMHKQFNSVATLTSPKPVKPLF